A portion of the Acidisarcina polymorpha genome contains these proteins:
- a CDS encoding response regulator transcription factor, translated as MQRTSASSIRILIVDDHPVMCSGLSNLLNGQAGMTVIGTCGSGSEAIKMVNIYSPDLLLLDVRMPGMDGIAVLQALQSFAVAPKVVVLTSYEQDELIYQAIRAGAQGYVLKDAAEADLIAAITVVHAGKRYIPLHIAAKLADRMMRADLTPREVQTLELLAKGLTNKQIGSTLHLSDYTIRHYVHSIMDKLAVSDRTEAVAMAFRSGLLSDVERNS; from the coding sequence ATGCAAAGAACAAGCGCCTCCTCGATCCGCATTCTGATCGTTGATGATCATCCTGTTATGTGCTCAGGGTTGTCGAACCTCCTGAATGGTCAGGCGGGCATGACGGTCATCGGAACATGCGGAAGCGGGTCGGAGGCTATCAAGATGGTCAACATCTATAGCCCCGATCTGCTGCTGTTGGATGTGCGCATGCCGGGCATGGACGGCATCGCCGTACTTCAGGCTCTACAGTCATTTGCAGTGGCACCGAAGGTCGTTGTGCTCACCAGCTATGAGCAGGACGAACTCATCTATCAAGCGATTCGCGCAGGCGCTCAAGGCTATGTCCTCAAGGATGCTGCGGAAGCAGATCTCATCGCCGCGATCACCGTGGTTCATGCGGGCAAGCGGTACATCCCCCTTCATATCGCAGCCAAACTGGCCGATCGCATGATGAGGGCCGACCTGACCCCACGCGAGGTACAGACTCTCGAGCTGCTCGCCAAGGGGCTAACGAACAAGCAGATCGGCTCGACCTTACATCTCAGTGACTACACAATTCGCCACTATGTCCACAGCATTATGGACAAGCTCGCCGTATCAGACCGCACAGAGGCGGTTGCAATGGCGTTTCGCAGCGGGCTGTTGTCCGACGTAGAACGCAACTCATAG
- a CDS encoding metal ABC transporter permease — translation MLSFRLSLVASTVVLLVVAGAMIATPAALGQTPARVRGTITAIDDRSITLKDQSGRTLTLNTGAYSTYANLLPSGLDEIKIGDFVGSAVKGTPKSMIAVEVALVPKDMRAGRIAYYGWDALPDPTAKHSSVKTPTKMTNGLVTNISEAVATKLVDARMTSGVVSDKSSRVGRTLTVAYDGGSKTFRITVPANAPIVRYVLADRSALSIGAAVMIKTSPGDEAGLVSIGKGVIPPM, via the coding sequence ATGCTTTCTTTCCGTCTCTCGTTAGTCGCCAGCACCGTCGTTCTGCTCGTCGTCGCCGGGGCGATGATTGCAACTCCAGCTGCCCTTGGTCAAACGCCCGCCCGGGTTCGCGGAACCATTACCGCGATCGATGACCGCAGCATTACGCTCAAGGATCAGAGCGGCCGCACTCTCACGCTAAACACGGGAGCGTACTCGACGTATGCCAACTTACTTCCATCGGGCCTCGACGAGATCAAGATTGGCGATTTCGTCGGTTCCGCCGTCAAAGGAACTCCGAAGTCGATGATCGCGGTCGAAGTCGCGCTCGTTCCCAAAGACATGCGCGCCGGACGGATTGCCTACTACGGATGGGACGCCTTGCCCGACCCTACCGCCAAGCACTCCTCTGTCAAGACTCCAACCAAGATGACAAACGGTCTGGTCACAAACATCTCGGAAGCAGTAGCGACCAAACTCGTCGACGCGAGGATGACCAGCGGCGTCGTCTCGGACAAGAGCAGTAGAGTTGGCCGCACGCTTACGGTCGCTTACGATGGCGGCAGCAAGACTTTTAGGATCACGGTGCCTGCTAACGCGCCGATCGTGCGCTACGTACTGGCGGACCGATCCGCGTTGAGCATTGGTGCAGCTGTGATGATTAAGACAAGCCCGGGCGACGAGGCCGGACTTGTCAGCATTGGCAAAGGAGTTATACCGCCGATGTAA
- a CDS encoding helix-turn-helix domain-containing protein — protein MNSLADDVRGKCDAGHSKELLTSESAGWKSLYLRSRVKAYSPEPFPIDAFANPSMILVLERSFRISHFSEGRWRKIDYTRGTGMLTPAGCPRLVRHDFVGKALNLLLLVVPQETVDVVAQEVQNPRTLIGGSLSDCPFFDDPVVGNLAFSAMSALQNGAPDFYAQAAAQWISAHLLLGATKGFEWRQSLAKERISDYRLVRVLEYIEAHLSESLNLSVLSKEAGISPFHFATLFRKAVGATPHRHVQHLRMEAAKRMLAETDKAVLDIALTCGFGTASQFAAAFRRKFSQSPTEYRSSHYSLRIGPEKSKD, from the coding sequence ATGAATAGCCTAGCCGATGACGTAAGAGGCAAGTGCGATGCGGGACACAGCAAGGAACTTCTGACTAGCGAGTCAGCTGGATGGAAGTCACTCTACCTCCGATCGAGAGTGAAGGCGTATTCTCCCGAACCGTTCCCCATCGACGCTTTTGCTAATCCCTCAATGATCCTTGTCCTTGAAAGAAGCTTCCGCATAAGCCATTTCTCTGAAGGACGATGGCGCAAGATCGATTACACCCGAGGCACCGGCATGCTCACACCTGCAGGGTGCCCGCGCCTTGTACGCCACGACTTTGTAGGGAAAGCTCTTAATTTATTGCTCTTGGTTGTGCCTCAAGAGACCGTGGATGTCGTCGCCCAGGAAGTGCAAAATCCGAGAACCCTCATAGGAGGTTCTCTCAGCGATTGTCCGTTCTTTGATGATCCGGTCGTTGGCAACCTCGCCTTCTCTGCGATGTCGGCCCTCCAGAATGGAGCTCCAGATTTTTACGCTCAAGCCGCTGCGCAATGGATATCAGCACATCTGTTGCTTGGCGCAACCAAAGGTTTTGAATGGCGTCAGTCGCTCGCCAAAGAGCGCATTTCCGATTACCGCCTCGTGCGCGTACTCGAGTACATCGAAGCGCATCTTTCTGAAAGCCTGAACCTCAGCGTCCTCTCCAAAGAGGCGGGCATTAGTCCATTTCACTTCGCAACTCTCTTCCGCAAAGCCGTCGGAGCAACACCTCACCGGCACGTGCAGCACCTACGAATGGAAGCTGCTAAACGGATGCTTGCGGAAACAGACAAAGCGGTTCTTGATATTGCCTTGACATGCGGATTTGGTACGGCATCTCAGTTCGCCGCCGCCTTCCGCCGGAAGTTCTCACAAAGTCCAACGGAATATAGATCTTCTCACTACAGCCTTCGTATCGGACCCGAGAAAAGTAAAGACTAG
- a CDS encoding AraC family transcriptional regulator — protein MSSRQACLELLARTLEAQVRPDPKSVIKKTVVPEISIIRSNQATVPKAQLSRPAVWITLQGATRVIRRKQESSYGSGEAFLLTVDSGCSCTIHAGSAGNSYLGLCIELDYAYSREIADRLGLLRKPEGSSDQSDISVLDLSLPLLQCLLRAISLLERPEALKILRQSLLREFSYWLLSGTGGRQLAQRLVTAGQGIRASDAVQHLHANYSNPVCIDDLADLVCMSPATLHRQFKLLTSLSPHQYLKRLRLLEARRLLFGGKTNVKSVAFQVGYLSASHFSREYARLYGQPPGQKETTRASDRTYRDQRQNEVTA, from the coding sequence GTGTCATCTCGGCAGGCGTGCTTGGAACTCCTCGCGCGTACTCTCGAGGCCCAAGTCAGGCCGGATCCCAAAAGTGTCATAAAGAAGACCGTAGTTCCTGAAATTTCCATCATTCGGTCCAACCAGGCAACGGTGCCGAAGGCTCAGTTGTCGCGACCGGCAGTTTGGATAACGCTGCAGGGCGCGACTAGAGTTATTCGCAGGAAGCAAGAGTCCTCTTATGGTTCCGGTGAAGCGTTTCTCTTGACGGTTGACTCGGGCTGCAGCTGCACGATTCACGCAGGTAGTGCAGGGAATTCCTATCTCGGGCTCTGTATAGAGTTGGATTACGCCTACTCCCGAGAGATCGCGGATAGACTTGGTCTCTTGCGGAAGCCGGAAGGTTCCTCCGACCAGTCCGATATTTCGGTACTTGATCTAAGCTTGCCGCTACTGCAATGTTTGTTGCGCGCCATCTCTTTACTCGAGCGCCCGGAAGCACTGAAAATTCTCCGGCAGAGTCTGCTGCGAGAATTTAGCTATTGGCTACTGTCAGGTACGGGCGGCAGGCAGCTTGCGCAGCGCCTGGTTACAGCTGGTCAGGGAATTCGCGCATCCGACGCTGTGCAGCACTTGCATGCAAATTATAGCAATCCCGTGTGTATTGACGACCTGGCAGATCTTGTATGCATGAGTCCAGCGACGTTGCATCGCCAGTTCAAACTCTTGACCTCCTTGTCCCCACACCAGTACCTAAAAAGGCTTCGGCTTCTCGAAGCCAGGCGGCTCCTCTTTGGTGGAAAGACGAATGTTAAGAGCGTTGCCTTTCAGGTGGGGTACCTAAGTGCGTCCCATTTCAGCCGGGAGTATGCACGCTTGTACGGCCAGCCCCCAGGACAGAAGGAGACGACGCGCGCAAGCGATCGTACCTACCGAGATCAACGACAGAATGAGGTGACAGCTTGA
- a CDS encoding sensor histidine kinase has product MNRRSDSEFAARIVSKTHAIAALLWLCTLCSVLLAQDGQVPSSRIKYTSAASILALPYGVAAQGGLARVVGTVTLSSSLGLVVRDHTAGLWVDPDGTSRRYEPGDRIEVVGLVGPGQYSPRITAPHIRFLGHGPLPTPTEVSFRQLSSGQQDVQYVSIEGTIRAVNSRTKIAGLEGIAFSIMMPEGRVDAILTSSLKLPLSAFFDARVRVTATAMDRKNDNMQSTGVVLAIPDPNNIEILQPKPPDPFETPMLQIGNLMRYGSGTDYFHPVRVRGVLTFYAPGNSLVLQDGTQAIEIFSADAPTLQVGDLVEAVGYPSPDATGPILRDAVLRKLGHGTPLTPAHLDLQSTSSSKYRFCLISIEMRLLRVIDEPARTLLLLEKDDQVITAELEAHSTGSSKALVPGSAVRVSGINVLTGETGLTYGNAIRSELLLRSLADVSVVRAAPWWTTARLVNLSIALGAVAAVILVLLFYVQLKRWKMETVLHERERLARDIHDTLAQSFTGIGFQLQVIRRSVANKEDSALHHVDVARRLVQFSHREARKSLTPISKKSFSSTDLLSSLRECAQGLTGSGDIAIETSSSGISRALPSAITEQMFHIGQEAIANSVRHASPTKVAIAIDYQPEHVQLKVTDNGRGFTMSGDLLGFGIRGMRRRASEIAGELDISCMLGTGTCVSVTVPVLGINRLTSYVRAGIRFLENTIHAKNKRLLDPHSDR; this is encoded by the coding sequence ATGAACCGGCGTAGTGACTCCGAATTCGCAGCAAGGATCGTCTCGAAGACACACGCAATCGCTGCGCTCTTGTGGCTCTGTACGTTATGCTCCGTCCTTCTCGCTCAGGACGGCCAGGTTCCTTCGTCTAGGATCAAGTACACAAGTGCAGCCTCAATCCTTGCCTTGCCCTACGGAGTAGCGGCGCAGGGCGGCCTGGCGCGCGTTGTCGGAACCGTCACACTCTCAAGCAGTCTCGGGCTCGTCGTTCGCGACCACACAGCCGGCCTTTGGGTGGACCCCGATGGCACTTCCAGGCGCTATGAGCCCGGCGACCGCATTGAGGTGGTCGGCTTGGTCGGCCCCGGGCAGTACTCGCCCCGCATCACGGCTCCGCACATCCGTTTCCTCGGGCACGGTCCGCTGCCGACTCCCACAGAGGTCTCCTTCAGACAGTTGAGCAGCGGACAGCAGGATGTTCAGTACGTCTCGATCGAAGGCACGATCCGTGCCGTGAACTCCAGAACTAAAATCGCTGGTCTGGAGGGCATCGCGTTTTCCATCATGATGCCGGAAGGTCGTGTGGACGCGATCCTTACCTCGTCCCTCAAGCTGCCTCTCTCCGCATTTTTCGACGCGAGGGTACGTGTCACAGCGACAGCCATGGACCGCAAGAACGACAACATGCAGTCGACAGGCGTCGTTCTCGCCATCCCGGATCCAAACAACATCGAAATCCTTCAGCCGAAGCCACCCGATCCCTTCGAAACGCCGATGTTACAGATCGGAAACCTGATGCGGTATGGATCCGGGACCGACTACTTTCACCCCGTGCGTGTGCGTGGTGTGCTGACCTTTTATGCACCCGGCAATAGCCTGGTGTTGCAGGACGGTACGCAGGCAATCGAGATCTTTTCAGCGGACGCTCCAACGCTGCAGGTCGGAGACCTGGTCGAAGCAGTCGGATATCCGAGCCCTGACGCGACAGGCCCCATTCTTCGGGATGCTGTGCTGCGCAAGCTCGGCCACGGCACTCCCCTGACGCCTGCGCATCTCGATCTGCAGAGTACTTCGTCGAGCAAATACCGCTTCTGTCTCATCAGCATCGAGATGCGCCTGTTGCGAGTCATCGACGAACCCGCGCGGACTCTACTGCTGCTTGAAAAGGACGATCAAGTGATCACGGCGGAGCTCGAAGCGCATAGCACGGGTTCTTCGAAAGCCCTTGTTCCGGGAAGCGCCGTCCGGGTGTCGGGTATCAACGTTCTCACCGGCGAAACCGGGTTGACGTATGGAAACGCCATTCGATCGGAGCTGCTCCTTCGTAGTCTCGCGGATGTCTCCGTAGTTCGTGCCGCCCCCTGGTGGACAACGGCGCGGCTCGTGAATCTATCCATTGCGCTCGGAGCTGTGGCGGCAGTCATCCTCGTACTTCTCTTCTATGTTCAGCTCAAACGATGGAAGATGGAGACTGTTCTGCACGAACGAGAACGGCTAGCGCGAGACATCCACGATACCCTCGCGCAAAGCTTCACCGGGATCGGCTTCCAACTTCAGGTGATCCGCAGGAGCGTCGCCAATAAGGAGGACAGCGCTCTACATCATGTGGATGTAGCCAGAAGGCTGGTTCAGTTCAGCCACCGTGAGGCTCGCAAAAGTCTGACACCCATATCGAAAAAGTCGTTCTCCAGCACGGATCTGCTCTCCTCGCTAAGAGAGTGTGCGCAGGGTCTCACGGGTAGCGGGGATATTGCGATCGAGACAAGCTCCTCGGGTATATCACGTGCTCTGCCCAGTGCGATTACTGAGCAGATGTTCCACATAGGTCAGGAGGCCATTGCGAACTCCGTACGTCACGCTTCACCAACTAAGGTCGCCATCGCCATCGACTACCAGCCGGAGCATGTTCAGTTGAAGGTGACCGATAATGGTCGAGGCTTCACGATGAGCGGCGATCTTCTTGGGTTTGGTATCCGAGGCATGCGGAGGCGTGCCTCGGAGATTGCCGGCGAGCTGGATATCTCATGTATGCTCGGAACTGGAACGTGCGTTTCGGTCACCGTACCCGTCCTTGGAATAAACAGGCTAACATCGTACGTTCGTGCGGGCATCCGTTTCCTGGAGAATACAATTCATGCAAAGAACAAGCGCCTCCTCGATCCGCATTCTGATCGTTGA
- a CDS encoding (Fe-S)-binding protein: protein MATVAEILVETLALSGLANEGGDVKIALFVPCYVDAFFPEVAIATLQLLERLGHEVVVPPQQTCCGQPMANSGDQAASAATEAHFVDTFKSYDLIVGPSGSCVHHVRLHLDACEQTPEAAHVRKSIRELIEFLHEDIKSLPPIDFKHKVGLHNGCTALRGLGHARPSERVHEPDFSKARDLLTHVGGLEIIQSDRVDECCGFGGSFCVTDEAVSSKMGQDRVADFERNGAEYIASADNSCLMHMKGIIDREKRPLKIVHIAQILNGGPFA, encoded by the coding sequence ATGGCCACCGTCGCGGAGATCTTGGTAGAGACACTCGCACTTTCGGGCTTGGCGAATGAAGGGGGCGACGTGAAGATCGCCCTCTTTGTACCATGCTACGTCGACGCCTTTTTTCCAGAGGTAGCCATCGCTACCCTTCAGCTCTTGGAGCGTCTCGGGCACGAGGTCGTAGTCCCGCCTCAGCAGACCTGCTGCGGTCAGCCCATGGCGAACAGCGGAGACCAGGCTGCGTCTGCCGCAACAGAGGCGCACTTCGTAGACACCTTCAAAAGCTACGACCTGATCGTTGGCCCGTCGGGGAGTTGCGTTCACCATGTTCGCCTGCATCTTGACGCATGCGAGCAGACACCAGAGGCGGCTCACGTGCGCAAGTCGATTCGAGAGCTGATCGAATTTTTACATGAAGATATAAAGAGCCTCCCCCCAATCGATTTCAAGCACAAGGTCGGGCTACATAACGGCTGCACCGCGCTGCGAGGACTCGGCCACGCACGACCGTCCGAGCGAGTCCATGAACCGGATTTTTCAAAGGCCAGGGACCTCCTCACGCATGTCGGCGGCCTCGAGATCATCCAGTCCGATCGCGTGGATGAATGCTGCGGGTTCGGTGGCAGCTTCTGTGTCACCGATGAAGCTGTCTCCTCCAAAATGGGTCAAGACCGCGTCGCTGACTTTGAGCGGAACGGGGCCGAGTACATCGCATCTGCGGACAATAGTTGCCTCATGCATATGAAGGGCATCATCGATCGCGAGAAGCGGCCTCTGAAGATTGTTCACATTGCACAGATCCTGAATGGAGGACCGTTCGCATGA
- a CDS encoding LutC/YkgG family protein, giving the protein MNPQQIARTTILNAVRKALPTQKIDLPAVPVEQKHLGATGGFGYRGNLSSLEKIEGAPQPGESLTPYFERQLARMGGRSLTINTAAEIPDKVRELFPAARRICSVIPEMSDAKPLSQATSSRSLADVDVAVVRSHLGVAEAGAVWLTDLDLIVPALGVLTQHLVVLLDPKDIVPTLHEAYGGIIPFDKYPYGVFMAGPSATGDIEGVIIHGAQGARTLTVFLLAT; this is encoded by the coding sequence GTGAATCCACAGCAGATCGCACGAACCACGATCCTGAATGCTGTTCGCAAAGCGCTGCCGACTCAAAAAATTGATCTCCCTGCGGTCCCTGTGGAGCAGAAGCACTTGGGCGCAACTGGAGGTTTTGGCTACCGAGGGAATCTTTCGTCGCTCGAAAAGATTGAAGGCGCTCCTCAACCGGGCGAGTCTCTCACGCCTTACTTTGAACGTCAGTTGGCCAGAATGGGAGGCCGAAGCCTTACCATCAATACCGCTGCAGAGATCCCAGATAAAGTGAGGGAGTTGTTTCCGGCCGCGCGTCGGATCTGTTCTGTCATTCCGGAGATGTCCGACGCGAAGCCACTTTCACAGGCAACATCTTCTCGTTCTTTAGCTGACGTAGATGTCGCGGTAGTGCGAAGCCACTTAGGTGTGGCAGAAGCGGGCGCCGTCTGGCTTACAGATCTCGATTTAATCGTTCCCGCTCTTGGCGTCCTCACGCAACATCTTGTCGTTCTCTTAGATCCGAAGGATATCGTTCCGACCCTTCACGAGGCATACGGCGGGATCATTCCATTCGACAAATATCCGTACGGAGTCTTCATGGCCGGGCCGTCAGCTACCGGGGACATCGAAGGTGTCATCATTCACGGCGCGCAAGGCGCTCGTACGCTTACGGTTTTTCTCCTGGCGACCTAA
- a CDS encoding ester cyclase, whose product MDSIDIDIEQANVDLIRRHFADFVDRKDVTAAERNFAPDLIDHNPPGGTKTIAEGMAFARRIYERFPDMCCELKDVLAQGDKVAVRAVWSGHDAESGQLMEFHGFTLWRFRGDKIVERWATMTDLKPVSRDDPSW is encoded by the coding sequence ATGGACTCGATAGATATCGATATAGAGCAGGCTAACGTCGACCTGATCCGCCGTCATTTCGCTGACTTTGTAGATCGCAAGGACGTCACGGCAGCGGAGCGCAACTTTGCTCCGGACCTCATCGACCATAATCCTCCCGGCGGGACCAAGACGATTGCCGAAGGGATGGCATTCGCAAGGCGCATCTATGAGCGGTTCCCGGATATGTGTTGCGAGCTAAAAGATGTCCTTGCGCAAGGCGACAAGGTAGCGGTGCGAGCCGTCTGGAGCGGACATGACGCAGAAAGCGGACAACTGATGGAGTTTCACGGCTTCACGCTTTGGCGGTTCAGGGGCGACAAGATCGTTGAGAGGTGGGCCACGATGACTGATCTAAAACCGGTTAGTCGCGACGATCCGAGCTGGTAG
- a CDS encoding lactate utilization protein B — MNLFNVLTDRPVDPESAAAKFIADTKHEETHDRLVWGMRMHRDEAARQIPGWEELRELASQIKEHTLTHLDQYLEQFEQNAIAHGVHVHWALDAAEHNDIVLSIFQKHNVKRVIKSKSMLQEECGMAAALETQGIEVRESDLGERIQQLAHERPSHIVVPAIHQLRTDVAALFAKNLATDEQNSDPHYLTEAMRNDARPALLHADAGMTGANFAIAETGGIVICTNEGNADIGVTVPDLQVCSIGIEKLVPRSADLGVMLRLLSRSALGTPMTQYTTHLHRPRPGTRIHFILVDNKRSDRLASPDFWHALKCIRCGACMNTCPVYRRSGGLSYQATYSGPIGVILDPGFDHTKYRELPYHSTLCGSCSEVCPVRIDIADQIYKWRRVIADEGLLPLAKRAGMAVMGETLSHTEAFHGAEAVAIKAIEQLPGVVFNNPLNPWTKHRDMPNPPKQTFHQWYQKNRGSE, encoded by the coding sequence ATGAATCTGTTCAACGTTCTGACCGACAGACCTGTCGACCCCGAGAGCGCAGCGGCAAAGTTCATCGCTGATACAAAGCACGAGGAGACACACGATCGTCTGGTGTGGGGTATGCGCATGCACAGGGATGAGGCGGCGCGCCAGATTCCTGGGTGGGAAGAACTTAGGGAACTCGCTTCACAGATCAAAGAACACACGCTGACCCACCTCGACCAGTATCTCGAGCAATTTGAACAGAATGCCATCGCTCATGGCGTGCATGTCCATTGGGCCCTTGATGCCGCCGAGCACAATGACATTGTGCTGAGCATCTTTCAAAAGCACAACGTTAAACGGGTGATTAAGAGCAAATCCATGTTGCAGGAAGAGTGTGGCATGGCAGCGGCTCTTGAAACCCAAGGAATCGAGGTGCGCGAGTCGGACCTAGGTGAACGTATTCAGCAGCTCGCGCACGAGCGGCCTAGCCACATTGTTGTTCCGGCCATTCACCAACTGCGGACGGACGTGGCGGCTCTTTTCGCCAAAAATTTGGCTACAGATGAGCAGAATTCAGATCCGCACTATCTGACTGAAGCCATGCGTAACGATGCTCGGCCTGCTCTTCTGCATGCTGATGCCGGCATGACAGGGGCTAACTTTGCCATTGCGGAGACCGGTGGAATCGTCATCTGCACCAATGAGGGCAATGCCGACATCGGTGTTACCGTCCCTGATCTTCAGGTCTGTAGCATAGGTATTGAAAAGCTGGTGCCGCGCTCCGCTGATCTCGGTGTTATGCTGCGCCTCCTCTCACGCAGCGCGCTGGGAACGCCGATGACTCAATACACGACGCACCTGCACCGACCCAGGCCGGGTACGCGGATCCATTTCATTCTCGTGGACAATAAGCGCTCTGACCGGCTGGCCTCGCCCGACTTCTGGCACGCACTGAAGTGCATTCGGTGTGGTGCATGCATGAACACTTGTCCGGTTTATCGTCGAAGCGGCGGATTGTCCTACCAGGCAACTTATTCCGGACCGATCGGAGTGATCCTCGACCCGGGCTTTGATCACACCAAATATCGAGAGCTTCCGTACCACTCCACTCTCTGTGGAAGCTGTTCCGAGGTATGCCCGGTCCGGATTGACATAGCAGACCAGATTTACAAGTGGAGGCGAGTCATTGCCGATGAAGGGCTACTCCCTCTGGCGAAGAGAGCGGGTATGGCGGTTATGGGCGAGACCCTTTCTCATACCGAAGCCTTCCATGGAGCCGAAGCTGTCGCGATCAAGGCAATCGAACAACTGCCCGGCGTCGTCTTCAATAATCCTCTCAACCCGTGGACAAAGCACCGCGATATGCCGAACCCGCCGAAGCAGACATTCCATCAGTGGTACCAAAAGAATCGAGGCTCGGAGTGA